From Halotia branconii CENA392, the proteins below share one genomic window:
- a CDS encoding sugar transferase, with the protein MSIPTSTSNKRDCAVNNLAIFTHLDSVNCSQQPLHPSTTSITKRAIDILGAIIGLTITSLVAIPVAVATIANNPGPIFYSQVRCGLNGRPFRIWKFRSMVVGADKLKHLVKNQAKGHIFKAANDPRITPVGRFLRCTSLDELPQFWNVLVGDMSLVGTRPPTPDEVIHYEPHHWQRLRVKPGMTGEWQANGRSSIEDFETIVSMDLKYQRKWSVAYDLSLILKTIWVVFKKSGAC; encoded by the coding sequence ATGTCCATACCTACTTCTACCTCTAATAAAAGAGATTGTGCTGTGAATAATTTAGCTATTTTTACCCATCTTGATTCAGTTAATTGCTCACAACAACCTTTACATCCCTCAACTACAAGTATTACAAAACGAGCAATCGACATTTTAGGAGCAATTATTGGTCTGACAATTACATCCTTGGTAGCAATTCCTGTAGCAGTTGCTACAATTGCTAACAATCCAGGGCCGATATTTTATTCCCAAGTTCGTTGTGGTTTGAATGGACGGCCTTTCCGCATTTGGAAGTTTCGTTCGATGGTGGTTGGTGCTGATAAACTTAAACATTTAGTCAAAAATCAAGCCAAAGGTCACATCTTTAAAGCTGCTAACGATCCTCGCATTACTCCTGTGGGTAGATTTTTGCGATGCACTAGTTTAGATGAATTACCTCAGTTTTGGAATGTTCTAGTTGGAGATATGAGTTTAGTTGGTACTCGTCCACCTACTCCTGATGAAGTCATACATTATGAACCACATCATTGGCAGAGATTGCGCGTCAAACCAGGTATGACTGGAGAATGGCAAGCTAACGGTCGTTCTAGCATCGAAGACTTTGAAACCATCGTCAGCATGGATCTAAAATATCAGCGTAAATGGTCGGTAGCCTATGACCTGAGTTTAATTTTAAAAACTATCTGGGTAGTATTCAAAAAAAGTGGCGCTTGTTAA
- a CDS encoding cytochrome P450: MTIKQIEKLKTPKFIQQIESTLKPLEFLERCAKNYGELFFTNSFGSLETLVVSHPQDLQKLFNPTNKILNAPGAANEIFKPQLGENSLIVQDGERHQKQRKLIMPPFHGEQMVNYGQQICEITQQVIQHLNPGETFIARHLSEEITMTIILKVVFGIDEGLKFEKLKNLMTTWLGLTSSPLSASILLLPSLQKDLGVWSPWGKYLRLRQQIDQILMTEILERRQQVQSSRFDILSLLIEARYENGETMSNDELRDNLLTLLNAGHETTATAIAWALYWIHQQPKVYQKLLHELQNLNTPDPIKIAQLPYLTAICQETLRIYPVVLFTFPRITLRSVNLRGYEVASGTYVTPCIYLTHRREDLYPQPDKFQPERFINRKYSSYEFWPFGGGSRQCLGQTFALFEMKLILATILLNHQLKLEEKVPVTPARRGFLMAPQGGVKMSLVS, translated from the coding sequence ATGACAATTAAACAAATTGAGAAACTTAAAACTCCTAAATTTATCCAACAAATCGAGTCAACTCTAAAACCATTGGAGTTTTTGGAGCGTTGTGCCAAAAATTATGGAGAGCTGTTTTTTACTAATTCCTTTGGCAGTCTAGAAACTTTAGTTGTCAGTCATCCCCAGGATCTTCAAAAGTTATTTAACCCCACAAACAAAATTCTTAATGCTCCAGGTGCTGCTAATGAAATTTTCAAACCTCAACTTGGAGAAAACTCATTGATTGTACAAGATGGAGAACGTCATCAAAAACAGCGAAAGTTAATCATGCCTCCTTTTCATGGGGAACAGATGGTCAATTATGGGCAACAAATTTGTGAGATTACCCAACAAGTAATACAACACCTCAACCCAGGTGAAACCTTTATTGCTCGTCATCTCAGTGAAGAGATTACCATGACGATTATCTTAAAAGTAGTCTTTGGTATTGATGAAGGATTAAAATTTGAAAAACTGAAAAATTTAATGACAACTTGGCTGGGTTTGACTAGTTCACCACTCAGCGCCAGTATTTTATTACTTCCGTCTTTACAGAAAGATTTAGGTGTTTGGAGTCCTTGGGGAAAATATCTCCGTTTGCGACAACAGATTGATCAAATATTGATGACGGAAATATTGGAGCGTCGCCAACAAGTGCAATCGAGTCGTTTTGATATTCTGAGTTTGCTGATAGAAGCCAGATATGAAAATGGAGAGACTATGAGTAATGACGAATTAAGAGATAACCTTTTAACTTTACTCAATGCTGGTCACGAAACCACTGCTACGGCGATCGCTTGGGCTTTGTACTGGATTCACCAACAACCAAAAGTCTATCAGAAATTGTTGCATGAGTTACAAAATTTAAATACTCCCGACCCGATCAAAATTGCCCAACTTCCTTATCTGACAGCAATTTGTCAAGAAACTTTGCGGATTTATCCTGTAGTTCTTTTCACTTTTCCAAGAATTACTCTACGCTCTGTTAATTTAAGAGGATATGAAGTTGCTTCTGGGACATACGTGACACCTTGTATTTACCTAACTCATCGTCGAGAAGATTTATATCCCCAACCAGACAAATTTCAACCAGAAAGGTTTATTAATCGTAAATACTCATCTTATGAATTTTGGCCTTTTGGAGGAGGTTCTCGGCAATGTCTGGGTCAAACATTTGCTTTGTTTGAAATGAAATTAATTCTGGCGACGATTCTCTTAAATCATCAGTTGAAATTAGAGGAAAAAGTCCCTGTGACTCCAGCACGTCGAGGTTTTTTAATGGCTCCTCAAGGTGGAGTAAAAATGAGTCTTGTGAGTTGA
- a CDS encoding Crp/Fnr family transcriptional regulator, with product MEDSINPWIFSTPFFQGLPEVAVEIALTHLVTRTHPANQVILLENDWGGSVYFILEGWVKIRTYNLEGKEVTLNIIGNGELFGEMAALDEVPRSTDVITLTPTIIGSIPSQDFVKLLYTEPLAGVRLSQLMARRLRQVNRRLRLRESDSQSRVADTLLFLADGQGKQRQTGTEIPNLPHRELSSLSGLARETVTRVLTRLEKKGLIKRDQDSICIPDLLALERTII from the coding sequence ATGGAAGACTCGATCAATCCCTGGATATTCTCAACTCCCTTTTTTCAAGGGTTGCCAGAAGTTGCTGTGGAAATAGCCCTCACCCATCTTGTTACCCGCACACACCCAGCTAATCAAGTAATTTTGCTAGAAAATGACTGGGGCGGCTCAGTTTATTTTATCCTCGAAGGATGGGTAAAAATTCGTACTTACAATTTAGAAGGGAAAGAAGTAACACTAAATATTATTGGCAATGGGGAATTATTTGGTGAAATGGCGGCGCTAGATGAAGTACCTCGATCAACGGATGTGATTACCCTGACTCCTACAATTATTGGCAGTATACCATCTCAAGATTTTGTTAAGTTACTTTACACAGAGCCATTAGCAGGAGTCCGGTTGTCACAGCTAATGGCTAGACGCTTGCGACAAGTAAATCGGCGACTGCGCTTGCGGGAATCTGATAGTCAGTCACGGGTAGCAGACACCTTGTTATTTTTGGCAGATGGACAAGGCAAACAGAGACAGACAGGAACCGAAATTCCTAATTTACCTCATCGAGAGTTGAGTAGTTTAAGCGGACTAGCGCGGGAAACTGTTACAAGAGTATTGACAAGATTAGAAAAAAAAGGGTTGATTAAACGGGATCAAGACTCTATTTGTATTCCTGATTTGTTAGCACTGGAAAGAACGATCATTTAA
- a CDS encoding DUF2232 domain-containing protein, with protein sequence MSILDSSPDEPESDPSPESPSPLNGWLDQHEQLKPPQLKVDAPLRMVETAFLASTASLIWFINFYFPLGPILRIFFPVPIALVYLRWGKRAAWMSALTSGLLLSVLMGPIRSLLFVMPYAFMGVLLGATWYRRVPWIASIILGTLLGTLGVFFRLWLLSVLSGEDLWIYLINQVTELTEWIFLKLQLLAIPNVFLIQLGAIALIIFNNLIYLFIVHLAAWLLLDRLGNPIPRPPRWVQVLMDYE encoded by the coding sequence ATGAGCATTTTAGATTCTTCACCAGACGAGCCAGAATCAGATCCATCGCCTGAATCTCCCAGCCCTCTCAATGGATGGTTAGATCAACACGAGCAATTAAAGCCACCTCAATTGAAAGTTGATGCGCCCTTGAGGATGGTGGAAACAGCGTTTTTAGCTAGTACTGCTAGCCTAATTTGGTTCATTAATTTTTATTTTCCCTTAGGGCCAATTTTACGGATATTTTTTCCTGTGCCGATCGCTTTAGTTTATCTGCGTTGGGGCAAACGTGCAGCCTGGATGTCAGCACTTACCTCTGGGTTATTACTATCGGTACTAATGGGGCCAATTCGCAGTTTACTATTTGTTATGCCCTACGCTTTTATGGGAGTACTTTTGGGAGCAACGTGGTATCGGCGTGTACCCTGGATTGCTTCTATCATTTTAGGTACATTATTGGGTACTTTGGGAGTCTTTTTTAGGCTGTGGTTGTTATCTGTTTTATCAGGTGAGGATCTGTGGATTTATTTAATTAATCAGGTAACAGAACTAACTGAGTGGATCTTTTTAAAGCTGCAACTATTAGCTATTCCTAATGTATTTTTGATTCAATTAGGGGCGATCGCTTTAATTATATTCAATAACTTGATTTATTTATTTATAGTCCATTTAGCAGCATGGCTGTTGTTAGATCGGCTGGGAAATCCTATCCCCCGTCCGCCGCGTTGGGTGCAAGTCTTGATGGATTATGAGTGA
- the cobT gene encoding nicotinate mononucleotide-dependent phosphoribosyltransferase CobT, giving the protein MIHVYTQIEQGKAWTAKYRGCLPIFACVLGFTETGLIPGISAAGSTPADRQYTACADAEFLYSGPEHQPQYSLPPLADGASPVLISRAVVEALKIPVYLFNAGLPQFPAIPIIDLGGAIAQCVSKGEAMELAIVHHLFQQGLLWGERLAAETPQRYLILSECVVGGTTTALAVLTGLGINAVGKVNSSHPVCNHEQKWAVVQAGLKRAFSHRKLIIDPLELVAAVGDPMQVVVAGMAIAASRSCGVLLGGGTQMLAVYALIWAIAQAYNLFWQPHEVVVGTTRWVAEDPTGSTIELATNLNQKNPPLLVTQLNLANSRYPQLQAYERGFVKEGVGAGAACIAAHLYQDWQQNQLLAAIEDQFQRLSRFNSQ; this is encoded by the coding sequence TTGATTCATGTTTACACCCAAATAGAACAGGGTAAGGCATGGACTGCTAAATATCGCGGTTGTTTGCCGATTTTTGCTTGTGTTTTAGGTTTTACAGAAACAGGATTAATTCCAGGAATTTCGGCAGCAGGTAGCACTCCCGCAGATCGCCAATATACTGCTTGTGCTGATGCTGAGTTTTTATATTCTGGCCCAGAACACCAGCCCCAATATTCTCTACCACCGTTAGCCGATGGAGCGTCACCTGTGCTGATTTCTCGCGCTGTAGTTGAGGCGCTGAAAATTCCTGTGTATTTGTTTAATGCTGGCTTACCTCAGTTCCCTGCTATACCAATCATTGATTTGGGGGGGGCGATCGCTCAGTGTGTAAGCAAAGGCGAAGCTATGGAATTGGCGATCGTCCATCACCTATTTCAGCAAGGATTACTTTGGGGTGAGCGTCTGGCGGCTGAAACTCCCCAAAGATATCTCATTTTAAGTGAGTGCGTTGTTGGAGGAACCACAACTGCTTTAGCGGTTTTAACAGGCTTAGGAATCAATGCTGTGGGAAAAGTTAACAGTAGTCATCCTGTTTGTAACCATGAGCAAAAATGGGCAGTAGTGCAAGCAGGACTAAAACGAGCATTTTCCCACAGAAAACTGATAATTGACCCTTTAGAACTCGTAGCGGCAGTAGGCGATCCCATGCAAGTGGTAGTAGCTGGGATGGCGATCGCTGCTAGTCGTAGTTGTGGTGTTTTATTGGGGGGTGGTACACAAATGCTGGCAGTTTATGCTTTGATTTGGGCGATCGCTCAAGCTTATAATTTATTTTGGCAACCTCACGAAGTAGTCGTGGGTACAACCCGTTGGGTAGCAGAAGATCCAACTGGTAGTACTATTGAGTTAGCCACCAATTTAAATCAAAAAAATCCTCCCCTACTGGTGACTCAGTTGAATTTGGCTAATTCTCGTTACCCCCAACTTCAAGCTTATGAACGAGGCTTTGTCAAAGAAGGTGTCGGCGCTGGTGCAGCTTGTATTGCCGCCCATCTTTACCAAGATTGGCAGCAAAATCAGCTTTTGGCAGCTATTGAAGACCAATTTCAGCGCCTGAGCCGATTCAATAGTCAATAA